aaaaagtttAGGTTATTCCATTACTCACAAATTGGCcaattcatattttaaatgTGATAAAAGTTGTACATCATGTGAGGAGAATAGTACACTGCATTCAATTCGGGCCACAGATTCTCAACCAACATAACAAGAAAATTGGACCAAGCAAGTTTTGTAGAGTAGCTTTGCCCAACTtctaaagaaaatgaaaaaaaaaatgtcaacCTAACTTGGCAATTTAAAAATGACATTCAAAATCTCTGTCGTATCACGGTGATGATCAAGTCAGTTTGTGAACACTATCTCTATCGTATACCTGCTATTTGCCATCTATATAGATATCAGATAACTTTGCCGATCAAAACTCAGACACATGAgaagaaatttgaatcatctaATGTATTTTGTCTCCACTTAAATTTGAACCATaatctctcttttttctttatattttcaaaataacaCTAAagatattataattaatttatgattaagtgagaaaaatatatattttcaaaataatactaaggaaattataattatttatgaatataCGTCAcctaaaaagttgaaaataaagagcccgtgagaaaaaaaaaagagtcgtTAAACGAACTAAAAAAAGACATTAagtcaaacaaattgaaaccaGAAAATATGTGATTTCTTCTCATCTAACAAAGCCTCGAGGTAGACAGAATCACCGAGTAACATAAAATTAGTCCAGATATACGCAAGCTACCACtattatgaaaaaagtgaagtaTTTACCTCAAGAATGCGATTAGTATCTTCTTTATTCAACTGCAATTTCACAACTTGTGATCCTCTTGTTGATTCACTATCCATAAAGTTCAAATTAGAAAATCTCAATGAATTCAATCCATACCCCACCATATCAATCCCACGCGCCCAAAATGGCTTACTCGCTTTTCCAGCTGGAATATACTCTTCAATCTCCAAACCAACCTCCATCTTTTTCAATAATTCCAATTCTGTCCCTTCTCCATCTTCCTTCTCACTACTCACCAGCTCCAGTAACTTCCTCAGCAACGCTAACGACGACGCCCGATCACACGCCGATGTATGAATCCTTAACGCTACCACCGATTTCTCGTTTTCTAATCGATAAATGCTCGCGAAGAAAATATCCGTGTCGGAATCCGATGAGGTGTTAAGCCATGAGTTCCGGTTGATTTCGTGTTCGAGGATGAGATGAAAATCGGAGACGGAGTTGAGATCGGAGGTTTTGAGGCGTCGGAGAATCTGAGCCGTTGACGAGAGATCGAACGGTTGGATTTGAAGATGAGAAGTGGAGGGAATGATGTAGGCGTAAGAGTTTGTAGTTGATTCGTAATGGAGTTGAGCTTTGAGGATAGGATTGGAATTTTGAAGTTTGTGGAGGGCATTTTGGAGAAGTAAAATGTCTGGTGATTTTGATAAGAGGAGAGCTAAGACTGTTATTCCGGTACCAATCGGAACCGCCTTGCACCAGCTGTGCTCAGTGCTTCCGGCCGACCGGGTTTTTAACTCAGACGGAGGAGCTGCGGCGGTGCTTCCTAGCTCAGCCATGATTGAGTGATTAgctaaaaatatgattttggtAATGGACAAATGGGAGTGAAAGGTACTATAAAGTGGACAAACAAAGCTTAGCCActcttatttttcatgatttaCAGATTAAATTATcacaaaattataatatttagatTAATTTATCCATACGAAAGATGAAATGTAATAATTTCAAATTTGCTAAGGTATTCaagataaaatttatattatatttgattaaaaaatataaatttattttatcatttaaatataatattaaaattttattataaatttaatctTAAAATATCTTACTGTACTAAACGAcaaaatataagaaagaaaGGTTGACAAATGAAGAAATTGCAAGTGTTAAAATATGATTGTCTTAAATTACTAAGTGAatttgttaatttattttaatatttttttaaaataaaattatttttagcaTCCTGAGTAGGAAGCAACATAATATATTTGAGCGGTCTTAATAGCAAGTTATAAgatattgaatatttttcttctcaTAAAACTGAAATTTTGTTTATTGAATACTTAATTTTGAATAAACTTAGTTATCGAgtcatttcttgaaaaatatctttcttgcttaatttattttatacaatATTGTAGAATAGTAGGACGAATATCTATTCTGATAAATTTTTCATGTTTCCTTAattcattaatttttaaataataaataaaaaagaagagaattttgTGTTTTGATTTCTAATTGTGATTTTCTTGATAATTGCGGTGTCTAAGTTAGTATATATGCATATCGactaattttatgaaatactCAAAAGATAatagaattattttattaaaataaaattctttggtacctcataattcatatacaaatatattaagtaattttgtcTACCAATAATTAAACAGATGAAAATATATTAGAATTTTACAAGATTGCTCGGATTGATATATGAAAACCAAATCTTGTAAAATTGAATATCTACTATTTAGGGTTAACTGGGAAAATAGTCATTTTGATTAATAATAGAATTTGTAAATAGGGGTTAAAGACAAATTTATTAatcgagtttttttttttggttgaacCAACAAAGTAGAATCGAGTACAAAGATGCAGATTACGCTAAACTTGAGACTGACTATTGATTTGAGTGAGAGTCATTATGAAGGTGCTCTAGCTTTAAAGTGATTTGTTTCCGGGAAGAGGTATTGAAAGCTACCCGGGTATGGAGTGGCTTGGGTTGGTACCGGCCTTCACTACAATAAAAGAGATATTTAATGGtaataataaaatttcttttagaGATAATATTTATTGCCGCAAAAATATTTAGTGACAATTAACTTAATGTTATTGTATTCAGAGTCGCTAAAGATTTTAGCGGCAATTATATAGAATACCGATTATAGAtactcatatttattattaacgCTAAATATAATATAGCGGTAAATTATATTATTGCCACTAAATCATTTCTTAATTTGTTGTAGTGCTTGGTCAAGTTGGGGGCTTGTTGTCCTGGGATTTTCATCGAGCTGAGGTAGGAAGGACCAATGTCTCTCTGATTTCGATTTAGCCATGTATCATGGTCTTGTTCGTTCGTTTACCAAGAGAGAATTTCACCCATACATTTACCAATTTATTCTGTTTTTCTCATAACTTAGTTGatactatttttttcattttgaattgtttgTGTTTGATGACTTTTCATTGATAATAATATTCTATACCCCTTTTTCCCCAAATATTGTGAATGGACTTTGGAATCTCCCACCTGAATAGCTAGTTTTTGGGGTGTGGTTCTCTTCTAATGGTATCCAATTATCAATGGTATCAGAGCGACC
This DNA window, taken from Solanum dulcamara chromosome 3, daSolDulc1.2, whole genome shotgun sequence, encodes the following:
- the LOC129882158 gene encoding uncharacterized protein LOC129882158; this translates as MAELGSTAAAPPSELKTRSAGSTEHSWCKAVPIGTGITVLALLLSKSPDILLLQNALHKLQNSNPILKAQLHYESTTNSYAYIIPSTSHLQIQPFDLSSTAQILRRLKTSDLNSVSDFHLILEHEINRNSWLNTSSDSDTDIFFASIYRLENEKSVVALRIHTSACDRASSLALLRKLLELVSSEKEDGEGTELELLKKMEVGLEIEEYIPAGKASKPFWARGIDMVGYGLNSLRFSNLNFMDSESTRGSQVVKLQLNKEDTNRILEGCKTRGIKLCGLLAAAGLIAAHSSKGLNENQWEKYAIATLINCRSILDPVLSPDFPGFYHSAILNTHDVKGGDDLWELAKRSYTSFINAKNNNKHFTDMGDLNFLMCRAIDNPGLTPSSSLRTSLISVFEDPVIDTSSTVHQEIGLEDFIGCASVHGVGPSIAIFDTIRDGQLDCACVYPFPLHTREQMQELIGEMKRILIDW